From the genome of Phycicoccus duodecadis:
GACTTCCTGGTGGTCACGGGGATGAGCGGAGCGGGTCGCTCGACCGCCGCCAACGTCCTCGAGGACCACGGCTGGTACGTGGTCGACAACCTCCCGCCGCAGCTGATCCCGGCGATGGGGGTGCTGGCGTCGCAGGCCCGTGACGCCGGGCGCAGCGACCTGCGGATCGCCGCGGTCGTCGACGTCCGCGCCCGCCCGTTCAGCGGTGAGCTGCGCGACGGCCTGGCCGCCATCCGTGAGCACGGCTGGCGCCCGCAGCTGATGTTCCTCGACGCCACCGACGAGGCGCTGGTGCGGCGCTTCGAGAGTGTCCGGCGGCCCCATCCCCTGCAGGGCGAGGGGCGCCTGCTCGACGGCATCCAGGCCGAACGCGAGCTGCTCGGCGACCTGCGGGCCGAGGCGCAGGTCGTCATCGACACCTCCGGGCTCAACGTGCACCAGCTCGGCCGCAAGCTGACGCCCATCGTCGGCGTCATCGGCGGCCCCAGCCTGCGCCTCGCCGTGATGTCGTTCGGCTTCAAGTACGGCGTCCCGCTCGACGCCGACTTCGTCTTCGACATGCGCTTCCTGCCCAACCCCTTCTGGGTCCCCGAGCTGCGCCCCCTGACCGGCGTCGACGCGCCCGTCGCGGAGTGGGTGATGGGCCAGGAGGGCGCGGTGCCGTTCGTCGACCGCGTCGTCGAGCTCATGACGCCGGTGACCGAGGGCTACCTGCGCGAGGGGCGCCGCTACGCCACCGTCGCCGTCGGCTGCACCGGCGGCAAGCACCGCTCGGTGGCGGTGGCCGAGGCGCTGTCGGCGCGGCTGGGCGGTGACCAGGTCGCCACCTTCGTGGTGCACCGCGACCTGGGGCGCGAGTGAGCGGCCCCGCCGTCGCCGCGCTCGGCGGCGGCCACGGCCTCGCGGCCACCCTGACGGCCCTGCGCTTCGTCACCGACGACATCACCGCGGTGGTCACCGTCGCCGACGACGGCGGCTCCAGCGGCCGGCTGCGCGAGGAGTTCGGGGTCCTCCCGCCGGGCGACCTGCGGATGGCGCTGGCCGCGCTCTGCAGCGACAGCGAGTGGGGCCACACCTGGCGCGACGTGCTGCAGCACCGCTTCGCGGGCGACGGCCCGCTCGGCGGGCACGCGCTGGGCAACCTGCTCATCGTCGCGCTCTGGGAGCTGCACGAGGACCCGGTGGCCGGCCTCGACCTCGTGGGGCGGCTGCTGCAGGCCCAGGGCCGGGTGCTGCCTGCCGCCGCCGTGCCCCTGGCGATCGAGGCCGACGTCAGCGGGCTGGTCGAGGGCGACCCCGAGGCCCGCACCGTCGTGCGCGGCCAGGCGCAGGTCGCCGCCACCCCGGGCCGGGTCGAGCACGTCCGCCTCGTCCCGGCCGACCCGCCCGCCTACCCCGAGTCGGTGGCCGCCATCCGCGCCGCCGACTGGGTGCTGCTGGGCCCCGGCTCGTGGTTCACGTCGGTCACCACCCACCTGCTGGTGCCGGAGGTCCGCGAGGCCCTCCAGGTCACCCGGGCCCGCCGCCTGCTGGTGCTCAACCTCGACCCCGGGTCGGGCGAGACGGCGGGCTTCAGCGCCGCCCGCCACCTGGAGTCCTTCGCCGCGATGGCGCCCGGCCTCCGCCTCGACGGCGTGCTGGCCGACCCCGGCGCGGTCGACGACGAGCCGGCCCTCGTCGAGACCGCAGCCCGGCTGGGCGCGGTGCTCCACGTGATGCCGGTGGCGGGCCGCCACGCCCACGGCGAGCACGACCCGCTGCGCTACGCCGCGGCCCTTCGGGACATCCTGTACAGCCCACGACCCACCTCCTGACGCGTGGCAGGATGACGCGCATGGCGATGACGGCGAAGGTGAAGGACGAGCTGAGCAGGCACGTCGTGACCAAGCCCTGCTGCCGCAAGGCCGAGGTCGCGTCGATGCTGCGGTTCGCGGGCGGGCTGCACATCATCGGGGGGCGCATCGTCGTCGAGGCCGAGCTCGACACCGCCAGTGCCGCGCGCCGGCTGCGCCGCGAGCTGGCCGAGGTCTACGGGCACACGCCCGAGGTGCTGGTCCTGGCCGCCGGCGGGCTGCGCAAGGGCAGCCGCTACGTCGTGCGCGTCGTGCAGGACGGCGAGGCGCTGGCGCGCCAGACCGGCCTCATCGACAGCCGCGGCCGCCCCGTACGGGGCCTCCCGGCCAAGGTCGTCAGCGGGTCGGTGTGCGACGCCGAGGCCGCCTGGCGCGGGGCGTTCCTGGCCCACGGCAGCCTCACCGAGCCCGGCCGCTCGTCGGCCCTCGAGGTCACCTGCCCGGGCCCCGAGGCCGCCCTCGCGCTGGTCGGCGCGGCCCGGCGGCTCGGCATCCAGTCCAAGGCCCGCGAGGTCCGCGGCGTCGACCGCGTGGTCATCCGCGACGGCGATGCCATCGGCGCGATGCTCACCCGCCTCGGCGCGCACGACGCCGTCCTGGCCTGGGAGGAGCGGCGCATCCGCCGCGAGGTTCGCGCGACCGCCAACCGCCTGGCCAACTTCGACGACGCCAACCTGCGCCGCTCGGCCCGCGCCGCCGTCGCCGCCGGGGCCCGCGTCGAACGCGCCCTCGAGATCCTCGGCGACGAGGTCCCCGACCACCTGCAGGAGGCCGGCCAACTGCGGCTCACCCACAAGCAGGCCTCCCTCGAGGAGCTCGGCCAGCTCGCCGAGCCGCCGATGACCAAGGACGCCGTCGCGGGCCGCATCCGCCGGCTCCTCGCCATGGCCGACAAGAAGGCCCAGGACGAGGGCATCCCCAACACCGAGGCCGGCCTGTCGGCCGACATGCTCGACGGCTGAGCCGGCCCCTCCGGAGCCGCGAACGGCCCCTCCGGGCCCCCGCTGCCCGCAGACCGGACGGTTGGGCCCGTCATCGGCGCGGGGTCTAGGGTGTGAGGTGGACCACGTTGCCGCGCAGCGTCGCGCGGCCTTCTCCCCATCATCGGAAGGCAACGTCACAGTGACTGTTCGCGTAGGCATCAACGGCTTCGGCCGCATCGGGCGCAACTTCTACCGCGCCGTCGCGGCCTCGGGCGCCGACATCGAGATCGTGGGGGTCAACGACCTCACCGACAACGCCTCGCTGGCGCACCTGCTCAAGTACGACTCGATCCTCGGCCGCTTCCCGGGTGAGGTCTCCTCGACCGAGACCGAGATCACCGTCGACGGCAAGTCCTTCAAGGCCTTCGCCGAGCGCGACCCGGGCGCACTGCCCTGGGGCGAGATCGGCGCCGACGTCGTCATCGAGTCCACCGGGATCTTCACCGACGCCACCAAGGCCAAGGTGCATGTCGACGGCGGGGCCAAGAAGGTCATCATCTCGGCGCCGGCCTCCAACGAGGACATCACCATCGTGATGGGCGTCAACGACGGCGACTACGACCCCGCGAAGCACACGGTCATCTCGAACGCCTCCTGTACCACCAACTGCCTCGGCCCGATGGCCAAGGCGCTCAACGACTCGGTCGGCATCGTCAAGGGCCTGATGACGACGATCCACGCCTACACCCAGGACCAGAACCTCCAGGACGGCCCGCACAAGGACCTGCGTCGCGCCCGCGCCGCGGCCCTGAACATCGTGCCGACCTCCACCGGCGCCGCGAAGGCCATCGGCCTGGTCCTGCCCGAGCTCAAGGGCAAGCTCGACGGGTTCGCCCTCCGCGTGCCCATCCCCACCGGCTCGGCCACCGACCTCACCTTCGAGGCCTCCCGCGAGACCTCGGTCGAGGAGGTGAACGCCGCGGTCAAGGCCGCCGCCGAGAAGCTCCCCGGCATCCTGAAGTACACCGAGGACCCGATCGTGTCGGCCGACATCGTGACCGACCCGCACTCGTGCATCTTCGACGCCGGCCTGACCAAGGTCATCGGCAACCAGGTCAAGGTCATCGGCTGGTACGACAACGAGTGGGGCTACTCCAACCGCCTCGTCGACCTCGTCGTGCGCGTCGGCGAGAGCCTCTGAGGACCGGAGACCGGTTCCCTGATGGCTGACATCTCCTCGCTGGGCGACCTGCGCGGCAAGCGCGTCCTCGTCCGGTCCGACCTCAACGTGCCCCTCGACGGGACCACGATCACGGACGACGGCCGGATCCGCGCGTCGGTGCCGACCATCACCGCGCTGTCCGAGGCGGGCGCACGCGTCGTCGTGTGCGCCCACCTCGGGCGGCCGAAGGGCGAGCCGGAGGCGAAGTACTCGCTGCGGCCCGTCTCCACCCGGCTGGCCGAGCTGCTCGGCCGCCCGGTCACCTTCGCCGACGACACGGTGGGCCCCTCGGCGCGCGCCGCGGTCCAGGCCATGGCCGACGGCGACGTCGTCCTCCTCGAGAACCTGCGGTTCAACGCCGGTGAGACGGCCAAGGCCGACGAGGACCGCGCCGCCTTCGCCGACGACCTCGCGTCGCTGGCCGACGCCTTCGTCTCCGACGGCTTCGGGGTCGTCCACCGCAAGCAGGCCTCGGTCTACGACGTCGCCACCCGGCTGCCGTCGGCCATGGGTGGTCTCGTGCACGACGAGGTCGAGGTGCTCAAGCGCCTCACCGAGAACCCCGAGCGCCCCTACGTGGTCGTGCTTGGTGGCGCCAAGGTGGCCGACAAGCTGGCCGTCATCGACAACCTCATGGGCACGGCCGACCGCCTCCTCATCGGCGGCGGGATGCTCTTCACGTTCCTCGCGGCCCAGGGCCACGAGATCGGCACCAGCCTCTTCGACGCCGACAGCGTCGAGGCGTGCAAGGGCTACCTGGCCCGCGCGCAGGAGTCCGGCGTCGAGATCGTGCTCCCCGTCGACATCGTCGTGGGCAAGGAGTTCTCGGCCGACACCGCGACCGACGTCGTCGACGCCGACGCGATCCCGGCCGACGCCATGGGCCTCGACATCGGGCCGCGCTCGGCCGAGCTCTACGCGAGCCGGCTGGCCGACGCCCGCACCGTCTTCTGGAACGGCCCGATGGGCGCCTTCGAGATGGAGCCCTTCGCCGCGGGTACCGAGGCGCTGGCCCGGGCCCTCGTCGCGGCCACCGAGGCCGGGGCGCTCACCGTCGTGGGTGGGGGCGACTCCGCCGCCGCCGTCCGGCAGCTGGGGTTCCGCGACGAGCAGTTCGGCCACATCTCCACCGGCGGCGGGGCGTCCCTCGAGTACCTCGAGGGCAAGAGCCTCCCCGGCATCACGATCCTCTCCGACTGACCCGACGAAGGAGTCATCCCATGGCCTCCGGCCGCACCCCGCTCATGGCGGGGAACTGGAAGATGAACCTGGACCACCTCCAGGCCACCCACCTCGTGCAGAAGCTCGACTGGACCCTGCGCGACGGCAAGCACGACTTCGCCGCCGTCGAGGTCGCGGTCCTGCCGCCGTTCACCGACATCCGCAGCGTCCAGACGCTCATCGACGGTGACCGCCTCGAGCTCAAGCACGGCGCGCAGGACCTGTCGGTCCACGCCTCGGGCGCCTACACCGGCGAGATCAGCGGGGCCTTCCTCGCGAAGCTCGGCTGCACCTACGTCGCGGTGGGGCACAGCGAGCGGCGCGAGTACCACCACGAGGGCGACGACGTCGTCAACGCGAAGCTGAAGGCGGCCTACACCCACGGGCTCACCCCCATCTTCTGCGTCGGCGAGGGCCTCGAGATCCGCCAGGCGGGCACCCACGTCGAGCATGTGCTGGCCCAGGTCCGTGCCGGCCTCGACGGCATCACCGCCGAGCAGGCCCGCAGCATCGTCATCGCCTACGAGCCCGTCTGGGCCATCGGCACCGGCGAGGTCGCCACGCCCGAGGACGCCCAGGAGGTGTGCGCGGCCATCCGTACCGAGCTCGCCGAGCTCTACAGCGGGGACGTCGCCGACGGCGTCCGCATCCTCTACGGCGGCTCGGTCAAGTCCGGCAACGTCGCGGCCATCATGGCCAAGGAGGACGTCGACGGCGCCCTGGTCGGCGGGGCCTCCATCGACCCCGCGGAGTTCGCGGCGATCTGTCGCTTCCGCGACCACCTCGCCACGTCCTGACCCCGCCACCGGTCGCCGCGCCCCGGCGCGTCCGTCGACCGGTGCACCGACCGGTTATCCTGTACCGGTTGTCCCCGACCCCCACACGAAGGATCCACCCGTGGATGCGGTGCGTATCGGCCTCCAGGTCCTCCTGGTCCTCGGCGGCCTGTTCCTGACCTTCCTCATCCTGCTGCACAAGGGCAAGGGTGGGGGTCTCTCCGACATGTTCGGCGGCGGGATGTCGAGCTCGCTCGGCGGGTCCTCGGTCGCCGAGCGCAACCTCGACCGCATCACGGTCGGTGTCGCCCTCGTCTGGTTCACGTGCGTCGTCGGTCTCGGCGTCCTCGAGCGCTTCAGCTGATCGGAGGATGACTCATGGCTGGTGGTAACGCGATCCGTGGCTCGCGCGTCGGTGCGGGCCCCATGGGCGAGGCCGAGCGTGGTGACGCGGCCCCGCGCCGTTTCGTCTCGTTCTACTGCTCCAACGGGCACGAGACCCGTCCGAGCTTCGCCGAGGAGGCCGGCCTGGTCGTCCCCGAGACGTGGGACTGTCCGCGGTGCGGGCTCCCCGCCGGGCAGGACGCCGACAACCCCCCGGCGCCCCCCAAGGTCGAGCCGTACAAGACCCACCTCGCGTACGTCAAGGAGCGCCGCTCCGACGAGGACGGCGCCGCCATCCTCGACGAGGCCCTCGAGAGCTTGCGCGGGCGCGGCCTCATCCAGTGAGGCCTTGAGGCAGCACACAGCAGGACCCCGGCCACCCGGTCGGGGTCCTGCTGTGCGTCGGGCCGGGATGCCGTGGGGTCAGCGCCGGGCGGAACGCGCCAGGTGGCCCGCGACACCCTCGACCCACCCGGCTTCGCGCTTCATCCAGCGGACGGCGACCAGGGTGCGCACCACCACCGGAACCCCGCGCCGGGGCGGCTCGACGGCCAGGTCGGTGCCGAAGGGGTCGGTGCTCATCACCCAGCGGTAGCCGGCACCGACGAGGTGGTCGCCGATGGCGGTGGCGATGACCGTGACGACCTCGGAGGCCTCGGCCTCGTCGCCGTGGGCGACGGCGGCGTCCCACGCGGCGGCGATGCTGGCGAGGTCGGCGGGGTCGATGCCGCGGCCCGCGTACCGGAGCCGGTAGGCCTCGAGCCGTGACTCCTCGGCGGCGTTCAGCGGCCGGCTGGCCACCTCGTCGACGGGCTCGGGCTCGAGGACGTCGTCGGGCTCGGGGGCCGCGGCGGTCGTGTCGCGGCGCCGGAAGCGGTCGAGGACGCCCACGTCAGCCCAGGTCCGCGGCGGCGTCGTGGTCGACGAGCCAGAGGGTGCGCTCCTGGCCGCGCACGTGGGCGGCGGGGGTCTCGGCGAACGGGGACCCCTGCACGCCGCGGCGCACGGCGTCGGCCTTGTCGGCCCCGCTGACGAGGAACCAGACCTCGCGGGAGCGCTCGAGGCACTCGAGCGTGAGCGAGACGCGGTCGGGCGGGGGCTTGGGGGAGTCGTGCACGGCGACGGCGATCTCGCCCTGCGTGCCCGCGGCCGGGTGGTGGGGGAACAGCGAGGCGATGTGGCCGTCGGGCCCGACCCCCAGGACCATGACGTCGAAGGCCCCGGTACCGGTGGAGCGCACGGTGTGCGCGTAGGTGGCGGCGGCCTCCTCGGCCGAGCCGGTGGCGTCGGGGCCGGGCACCCGGTGGACGTTCGCCGGGTCGAGGCACAAGGTGCTCAGGCCGGCCGCGTCGTTCTGGGTGTCGTTGCGGTCGGGGTCACCCGCCGGCAGGTAGCGCTCGTCGCCCCACCAGACGTGCACCCGGCCCCAGTCGACGGCGTCGCGGGCCGGCAGCGCCACCAGCGACCGCACGATCTCGGAGCCCATCGAGCCCCCGGTCATCGACACGTGCGCCACCTCGCGCACCGCGAGGGCGTCGACCAGCGCCACGACCAGGCGAGCCGCGGCGGCGTCGGCCAGGGCCTGGCGGGTGGGGTGGACGACGACGGTGGCGTCGGGACAG
Proteins encoded in this window:
- the rapZ gene encoding RNase adapter RapZ, translating into MDQAPAAPADRADFLVVTGMSGAGRSTAANVLEDHGWYVVDNLPPQLIPAMGVLASQARDAGRSDLRIAAVVDVRARPFSGELRDGLAAIREHGWRPQLMFLDATDEALVRRFESVRRPHPLQGEGRLLDGIQAERELLGDLRAEAQVVIDTSGLNVHQLGRKLTPIVGVIGGPSLRLAVMSFGFKYGVPLDADFVFDMRFLPNPFWVPELRPLTGVDAPVAEWVMGQEGAVPFVDRVVELMTPVTEGYLREGRRYATVAVGCTGGKHRSVAVAEALSARLGGDQVATFVVHRDLGRE
- a CDS encoding gluconeogenesis factor YvcK family protein, translating into MSGPAVAALGGGHGLAATLTALRFVTDDITAVVTVADDGGSSGRLREEFGVLPPGDLRMALAALCSDSEWGHTWRDVLQHRFAGDGPLGGHALGNLLIVALWELHEDPVAGLDLVGRLLQAQGRVLPAAAVPLAIEADVSGLVEGDPEARTVVRGQAQVAATPGRVEHVRLVPADPPAYPESVAAIRAADWVLLGPGSWFTSVTTHLLVPEVREALQVTRARRLLVLNLDPGSGETAGFSAARHLESFAAMAPGLRLDGVLADPGAVDDEPALVETAARLGAVLHVMPVAGRHAHGEHDPLRYAAALRDILYSPRPTS
- the whiA gene encoding DNA-binding protein WhiA, with product MAMTAKVKDELSRHVVTKPCCRKAEVASMLRFAGGLHIIGGRIVVEAELDTASAARRLRRELAEVYGHTPEVLVLAAGGLRKGSRYVVRVVQDGEALARQTGLIDSRGRPVRGLPAKVVSGSVCDAEAAWRGAFLAHGSLTEPGRSSALEVTCPGPEAALALVGAARRLGIQSKAREVRGVDRVVIRDGDAIGAMLTRLGAHDAVLAWEERRIRREVRATANRLANFDDANLRRSARAAVAAGARVERALEILGDEVPDHLQEAGQLRLTHKQASLEELGQLAEPPMTKDAVAGRIRRLLAMADKKAQDEGIPNTEAGLSADMLDG
- the gap gene encoding type I glyceraldehyde-3-phosphate dehydrogenase, translating into MTVRVGINGFGRIGRNFYRAVAASGADIEIVGVNDLTDNASLAHLLKYDSILGRFPGEVSSTETEITVDGKSFKAFAERDPGALPWGEIGADVVIESTGIFTDATKAKVHVDGGAKKVIISAPASNEDITIVMGVNDGDYDPAKHTVISNASCTTNCLGPMAKALNDSVGIVKGLMTTIHAYTQDQNLQDGPHKDLRRARAAALNIVPTSTGAAKAIGLVLPELKGKLDGFALRVPIPTGSATDLTFEASRETSVEEVNAAVKAAAEKLPGILKYTEDPIVSADIVTDPHSCIFDAGLTKVIGNQVKVIGWYDNEWGYSNRLVDLVVRVGESL
- a CDS encoding phosphoglycerate kinase, whose translation is MADISSLGDLRGKRVLVRSDLNVPLDGTTITDDGRIRASVPTITALSEAGARVVVCAHLGRPKGEPEAKYSLRPVSTRLAELLGRPVTFADDTVGPSARAAVQAMADGDVVLLENLRFNAGETAKADEDRAAFADDLASLADAFVSDGFGVVHRKQASVYDVATRLPSAMGGLVHDEVEVLKRLTENPERPYVVVLGGAKVADKLAVIDNLMGTADRLLIGGGMLFTFLAAQGHEIGTSLFDADSVEACKGYLARAQESGVEIVLPVDIVVGKEFSADTATDVVDADAIPADAMGLDIGPRSAELYASRLADARTVFWNGPMGAFEMEPFAAGTEALARALVAATEAGALTVVGGGDSAAAVRQLGFRDEQFGHISTGGGASLEYLEGKSLPGITILSD
- the tpiA gene encoding triose-phosphate isomerase, coding for MASGRTPLMAGNWKMNLDHLQATHLVQKLDWTLRDGKHDFAAVEVAVLPPFTDIRSVQTLIDGDRLELKHGAQDLSVHASGAYTGEISGAFLAKLGCTYVAVGHSERREYHHEGDDVVNAKLKAAYTHGLTPIFCVGEGLEIRQAGTHVEHVLAQVRAGLDGITAEQARSIVIAYEPVWAIGTGEVATPEDAQEVCAAIRTELAELYSGDVADGVRILYGGSVKSGNVAAIMAKEDVDGALVGGASIDPAEFAAICRFRDHLATS
- the secG gene encoding preprotein translocase subunit SecG — translated: MDAVRIGLQVLLVLGGLFLTFLILLHKGKGGGLSDMFGGGMSSSLGGSSVAERNLDRITVGVALVWFTCVVGLGVLERFS
- a CDS encoding RNA polymerase-binding protein RbpA, producing the protein MAGGNAIRGSRVGAGPMGEAERGDAAPRRFVSFYCSNGHETRPSFAEEAGLVVPETWDCPRCGLPAGQDADNPPAPPKVEPYKTHLAYVKERRSDEDGAAILDEALESLRGRGLIQ
- the pgl gene encoding 6-phosphogluconolactonase; protein product: MTGPHACPDATVVVHPTRQALADAAAARLVVALVDALAVREVAHVSMTGGSMGSEIVRSLVALPARDAVDWGRVHVWWGDERYLPAGDPDRNDTQNDAAGLSTLCLDPANVHRVPGPDATGSAEEAAATYAHTVRSTGTGAFDVMVLGVGPDGHIASLFPHHPAAGTQGEIAVAVHDSPKPPPDRVSLTLECLERSREVWFLVSGADKADAVRRGVQGSPFAETPAAHVRGQERTLWLVDHDAAADLG